A portion of the Bombus pascuorum chromosome 8, iyBomPasc1.1, whole genome shotgun sequence genome contains these proteins:
- the LOC132909980 gene encoding cytochrome c oxidase subunit NDUFA4, with protein MAKMQGLTWQTFKKNSMLAPLFFCIGFGALFSSGYLLRLAFRSPDVTWNARRNPEPWNEYKDKEYKFISIQDRSKYYASPPEY; from the exons ATGGCTAAAATGCAGGGTCTTACATGGCaaacttttaaaaagaattcgaTG TTAGCACCGTTGTTTTTTTGTATCGGATTCGGAGCATTGTTCTCATCGGGTTATTTATTACGTCTGGCTTTTCGGAGCCCTGATGTTACTTGGAATGCTAGAAGAAATCCTGAGCCATGGAACGAGTATAAAGACAAAGAATATAAG ttcATATCGATTCAAGATAGGTCTAAGTACTATGCTTCACCTCCAGAGTACTAA
- the LOC132909965 gene encoding uncharacterized protein LOC132909965, which translates to MDTTWEDFYAKHPPPQDFNQNEILLKAFVERQLKRNNKVVLVTSGGTTIPLEHNTVRFVDNFSAGTRGSASTEYFLENGYAVIFMHRVNSLEPFSRHLKGQKFLDMLEINEQSGESMITVLPQYRENVIKVLRKYKETLNQDKLLQLTFTTLSEYLWLLRSACQALACLKNKAILYLAAAVSDFYIPSNELSLHKIPSSGPPTISLQLVPKILAPLVSLWVPEAFVISFKLETDQSLLISKARNALNKYKHNLVIGNMLHTRKQEVTIVSQENNDVISLTNEQLNKGEEIEQSIVNILIDKHRTFIQSTKQSN; encoded by the exons ATGGATACAACTTGGGAGGATTTTTATGCTAAACACCCACCACCTCAAGACTTTAAtcagaatgaaatattattaaaagcaTTTGTAGAACGACAATTGaagagaaataataaagtCGTATTAGTAACA AGCGGGGGCACAACAATACCTTTAGAACACAATACGGTAAGATTCGTTGATAATTTTAGCGCAGGGACAAGAGGATCTGCATCTACAGAATATTTCCTAGAAAATGGATATGCTGTAATTTTTATGCATAG AGTTAATTCTCTGGAACCTTTTTCAAGACATTTAAAGGGTCAGAAATTTTTGGATATGTTAGAGATCAATGAACAAAGTGGAGAAAGCATGATCACag TCTTACCACAATATAGAGAAAACGTGATAAAAGTATTACGCAAGTACAAAGAAACTTTGAATCAAGATAAATTATTGCAACTCACTTTCACTACGCTTTCTGAATATCTTTGGCTTCTTCGATCTGCCTGTCAAGCATTAGCTTGTCTTAAAAATAAAGCAATTTTGTATCTTGCAGCTGCAGTTTCAGATTTCTATATCCCATCCAATGAATTG tCCCTTCACAAAATTCCTTCTAGCGGACCGCCAACAATATCTCTACAGTTAGTGCCAAAAATATTAGCTCCTCTTGTAAGTTTGTGGGTTCCAGAGGCTTttgtaatatcttttaaattagaaaCTGATCAAAGTCTTCTAATTTCAAAAGCAAGAAATGCACTAAATAAGTACAAACACAAC ttaGTTATAGGGAACATGTTGCATACTCGAAAACAAGAGGTTACGATTGTCAGTCAAGAGAATAATGATGTTATTTCTCTTACTAACGAGCAATTAAATAAAGGTGAAGAAATCGAACAATCGATTGTCAATATTCTCATTGATAAACACAGAACTTTTATACAATCTACCAAACAAAGTAATTAA
- the LOC132909944 gene encoding vacuolar protein sorting-associated protein 16 homolog isoform X2 produces the protein MAWFIYMICLEVKDTKVVEAKFFVSYSGTGIAVLTSTNRIFLVNNIVEPKVRQISEIPRYGGQIECWCLVHCDRETRVILSNRDGIFVIHQSHQNATHIPFDNLFTRHNKVFTIVAMAVSGNNRHIALYTDTGHLYMGTIDFNEKYCEHYTNMKEPLENIAWCGTEAVICSWNSTVMVIGRTAETIIYTYDGPVHLITEIDGVRVLSGSSHEMIQKVPNVVQKIFRINSTDPASYLLEASKQFQKRSHKADSYMDLVKDKLDAAIKACIDGAGHEFDFETQKLLMRAAKFGKGFSKTINPEYYVNMCRTLRVLNAVRHPAIGIPLTYTQFTILTSQVLLDRLVARRHYYLSIQIARHLQLPEIDGESRILAHWACYKVKQTQLDKEQIAEEIADKLGYAPGVSYSEIARRAADCGRKQLAIKLIDYEPRAHQQVPLLLTLGEERAALRKAVESGNTDLVYTVILHLRENMPLGDFQMSIMHCPLAMALYIKYCQNHNRETLRDIYNQYDDFHSQAIWFITESYQRKNTMSREALLQSAQENFKLARNDTNAALTEEQIKLLRYQRSMEDVLKKPIVGKPLQDTVKVLLLRNEYKLADKLRSEYKISDRRYWWLRIQCLAEQGVWNELEKFSKSKKSPIGYEPFIDQCLKYNEEREAKKYLPKVRDELKVKYLVKLKMMNEAVQTAIEQKDVNALTYLLGQCETTDRQLIDKINVYLTSLKN, from the exons ATGGCATGGTTCATATATATGATATGTTTG GAAGTGAAAGATACTAAGGTTGTAGAAGCAAAATTTTTTGTCAGTTACAGTGGAACTGGTATTGCAGTTCTAACATCTACTAATCGTATATTTCTGGTGAATAATATAGTTGAACCAAAAGTTAGGCAAATATCTGAAATTCCTA GATATGGTGGGCAAATTGAATGCTGGTGTTTAGTTCATTGCGATAGAGAAACGCGTGTGATATTATCGAACAGAGATGGAATATTTGTAATACATCAGTCTCATCAAAATGCAACTCATATAccattt gaCAACCTTTTTACCAGACACAATAAAGTGTTCACTATAGTTGCTATGGCAGTGTCTGGAAACAATCGTCATATCGCTCTTTATACGGATACTGGGCATTTGTATATGGGTACTAtagatttcaatgaaaaatattgtgaacattatacaaatatgaaagAGCCCTTAGAAAACATAGCATG GTGTGGAACAGAAGCTGTAATATGTAGTTGGAATAGTACTGTAATGGTAATCGGACGAACAGCCGAAACCATAATATACACGTACGATGGACCGGTACATCTTATTACAGAGATTGATGGTGTACGTGTATTATCTGGTTCTTCTCATGAAATGATACAAAAAGTACCGAATGtcgttcaaaaaatatttcgaattaattcaACTGATCCTGCGTCTTATTTATTGGAAGCTTCTAAACAGTTTCAAAAAAGGAGTCATAAAGCTGATAGTTACATGGATTTAGTCAAAGATAAATTAGATGCTGCAATAAAAGCTTGCATCGATGGAGCTGGCCATGAATTTGATTTTGAAACACAAAAGCTTTTAATGAGG GCTGCTAAATTTGGGAAAGGATTTAGTAAAACAATTAATCCTGAGTATTACGTCAACATGTGTCGAACCTTAAGAGTTTTAAATGCAGTAAGGCACCCTGCAATTGGAATTCCACTAACATATACACA GTTCACTATTCTCACGAGTCAAGTGTTATTGGATAGACTCGTTGCAAGAAGACATTACTATCTAAGTATACAAATTGCACGGCATCTTCAGTTACCAGAGATCGATGGAGAAAGTCGAATATTAGCTCATTGGGCTTGCTATAAA GTAAAACAGACGCAATTAGATAAGGAACAAATAGCAGAAGAAATAGCTGATAAATTAGGCTACGCGCCTGGTGTTTCTTATAGCGAAATTGCAAGAAGAGCAGCCGACTGCGGCCGAAAACAACTAGCAATTAAA CTGATTGATTACGAACCACGTGCACATCAACAAGTGCCACTTCTATTAACGCTTGGTGAAGAAAGAGCCGCTTTACGTAAAGCCGTTGAAAGCGGAAATACCGATTTGgtttataccgtaatacttcATCTCAGGGAGAACATGCCACTCGGTGATTTTCAg ATGTCCATAATGCACTGTCCTTTAGCTATGGCTTTATACATCAAATACTGTCAAAATCATAATCGAGAAACACTTCGCGATATTTATAATCAATATGATGATTTTCATTCTCAAGCGATATGGTTCATTACCGAGAGTTATCAGCGAAAG AATACGATGTCAAGAGAAGCATTATTACAATCTGCACAGGAGAATTTCAAGTTAGCTCGTAACGATACTAATGCAGCTTTGACAgaagaacaaataaaattattacgctATCAAAGGTCTATGGAAGATGTATTAAAGAAACCGATTGTAGGGAAACCACTTCAGGATACTGTAAAAGTATTACTATTGCGCAATGAATACAAATTAGCTGATAAATTAAGATCAGAGTATAAAATATCGGATCGAAG ATATTGGTGGTTACGAATACAATGTTTGGCCGAGCAGGGCGtatggaacgaattggaaaaattctccaaaagtaaaaaatcccCTATTGGTTATGAG CCTTTTATTGAccaatgtttaaaatataacgaagaaAGGGaagcgaaaaaatatttacctaaAGTAAGGGACgaattgaaagtaaaatactTGGTTAAATTAAA AATGATGAACGAGGCCGTTCAAACGGCGATAGAACAAAAAGATGTTAATGCGTTAACTTATTTACTAGGTCAGTGCGAAACTACAGACAGGcaattaattgataaaattaatgtgTATTTAACAAGtcttaaaaattga
- the LOC132909944 gene encoding vacuolar protein sorting-associated protein 16 homolog isoform X1: protein MLAMLTADWFPLGRDIYFRKFELYPLSFQDEVSSNNVLVAAPYGGSIAVTRNSKKLVKVQGANKPTIYLYTSSGKLTAKLQWSGGQLILLGWSQQEELLCVEDDGMVHIYDMFGTYQHAFSMGNEVKDTKVVEAKFFVSYSGTGIAVLTSTNRIFLVNNIVEPKVRQISEIPRYGGQIECWCLVHCDRETRVILSNRDGIFVIHQSHQNATHIPFDNLFTRHNKVFTIVAMAVSGNNRHIALYTDTGHLYMGTIDFNEKYCEHYTNMKEPLENIAWCGTEAVICSWNSTVMVIGRTAETIIYTYDGPVHLITEIDGVRVLSGSSHEMIQKVPNVVQKIFRINSTDPASYLLEASKQFQKRSHKADSYMDLVKDKLDAAIKACIDGAGHEFDFETQKLLMRAAKFGKGFSKTINPEYYVNMCRTLRVLNAVRHPAIGIPLTYTQFTILTSQVLLDRLVARRHYYLSIQIARHLQLPEIDGESRILAHWACYKVKQTQLDKEQIAEEIADKLGYAPGVSYSEIARRAADCGRKQLAIKLIDYEPRAHQQVPLLLTLGEERAALRKAVESGNTDLVYTVILHLRENMPLGDFQMSIMHCPLAMALYIKYCQNHNRETLRDIYNQYDDFHSQAIWFITESYQRKNTMSREALLQSAQENFKLARNDTNAALTEEQIKLLRYQRSMEDVLKKPIVGKPLQDTVKVLLLRNEYKLADKLRSEYKISDRRYWWLRIQCLAEQGVWNELEKFSKSKKSPIGYEPFIDQCLKYNEEREAKKYLPKVRDELKVKYLVKLKMMNEAVQTAIEQKDVNALTYLLGQCETTDRQLIDKINVYLTSLKN from the exons atgttagcAATGTTAACCGCCGATTGGTTTCCTTTGGGTCGAGACATTTATTTTAG aaaatttgaattgtATCCTTTATCTTTCCAAGACGAAGTATCaagtaataatgtattagTGGCAGCTCCTTATGGAGGTTCTATCGCAGTCAccagaaattctaaaaaattggTGAAAGTTCAAGGAGCGAATAAGcctacgatatatttatacacatCTTCAGGAAAACTAACAGCCAAGTTGCAa TGGAGTGGGGGGCAACTAATTCTTTTGGGCTGGTCTCAACAAGAAGAATTACTATGTGTGGAAGACGATGGCATGGTTCATATATATGATATGTTTGGTACATATCAACATGCTTTTAGTATGGGAAac GAAGTGAAAGATACTAAGGTTGTAGAAGCAAAATTTTTTGTCAGTTACAGTGGAACTGGTATTGCAGTTCTAACATCTACTAATCGTATATTTCTGGTGAATAATATAGTTGAACCAAAAGTTAGGCAAATATCTGAAATTCCTA GATATGGTGGGCAAATTGAATGCTGGTGTTTAGTTCATTGCGATAGAGAAACGCGTGTGATATTATCGAACAGAGATGGAATATTTGTAATACATCAGTCTCATCAAAATGCAACTCATATAccattt gaCAACCTTTTTACCAGACACAATAAAGTGTTCACTATAGTTGCTATGGCAGTGTCTGGAAACAATCGTCATATCGCTCTTTATACGGATACTGGGCATTTGTATATGGGTACTAtagatttcaatgaaaaatattgtgaacattatacaaatatgaaagAGCCCTTAGAAAACATAGCATG GTGTGGAACAGAAGCTGTAATATGTAGTTGGAATAGTACTGTAATGGTAATCGGACGAACAGCCGAAACCATAATATACACGTACGATGGACCGGTACATCTTATTACAGAGATTGATGGTGTACGTGTATTATCTGGTTCTTCTCATGAAATGATACAAAAAGTACCGAATGtcgttcaaaaaatatttcgaattaattcaACTGATCCTGCGTCTTATTTATTGGAAGCTTCTAAACAGTTTCAAAAAAGGAGTCATAAAGCTGATAGTTACATGGATTTAGTCAAAGATAAATTAGATGCTGCAATAAAAGCTTGCATCGATGGAGCTGGCCATGAATTTGATTTTGAAACACAAAAGCTTTTAATGAGG GCTGCTAAATTTGGGAAAGGATTTAGTAAAACAATTAATCCTGAGTATTACGTCAACATGTGTCGAACCTTAAGAGTTTTAAATGCAGTAAGGCACCCTGCAATTGGAATTCCACTAACATATACACA GTTCACTATTCTCACGAGTCAAGTGTTATTGGATAGACTCGTTGCAAGAAGACATTACTATCTAAGTATACAAATTGCACGGCATCTTCAGTTACCAGAGATCGATGGAGAAAGTCGAATATTAGCTCATTGGGCTTGCTATAAA GTAAAACAGACGCAATTAGATAAGGAACAAATAGCAGAAGAAATAGCTGATAAATTAGGCTACGCGCCTGGTGTTTCTTATAGCGAAATTGCAAGAAGAGCAGCCGACTGCGGCCGAAAACAACTAGCAATTAAA CTGATTGATTACGAACCACGTGCACATCAACAAGTGCCACTTCTATTAACGCTTGGTGAAGAAAGAGCCGCTTTACGTAAAGCCGTTGAAAGCGGAAATACCGATTTGgtttataccgtaatacttcATCTCAGGGAGAACATGCCACTCGGTGATTTTCAg ATGTCCATAATGCACTGTCCTTTAGCTATGGCTTTATACATCAAATACTGTCAAAATCATAATCGAGAAACACTTCGCGATATTTATAATCAATATGATGATTTTCATTCTCAAGCGATATGGTTCATTACCGAGAGTTATCAGCGAAAG AATACGATGTCAAGAGAAGCATTATTACAATCTGCACAGGAGAATTTCAAGTTAGCTCGTAACGATACTAATGCAGCTTTGACAgaagaacaaataaaattattacgctATCAAAGGTCTATGGAAGATGTATTAAAGAAACCGATTGTAGGGAAACCACTTCAGGATACTGTAAAAGTATTACTATTGCGCAATGAATACAAATTAGCTGATAAATTAAGATCAGAGTATAAAATATCGGATCGAAG ATATTGGTGGTTACGAATACAATGTTTGGCCGAGCAGGGCGtatggaacgaattggaaaaattctccaaaagtaaaaaatcccCTATTGGTTATGAG CCTTTTATTGAccaatgtttaaaatataacgaagaaAGGGaagcgaaaaaatatttacctaaAGTAAGGGACgaattgaaagtaaaatactTGGTTAAATTAAA AATGATGAACGAGGCCGTTCAAACGGCGATAGAACAAAAAGATGTTAATGCGTTAACTTATTTACTAGGTCAGTGCGAAACTACAGACAGGcaattaattgataaaattaatgtgTATTTAACAAGtcttaaaaattga
- the LOC132909937 gene encoding protein artichoke codes for MWCETANMRRTWYLPILICSLWNVVPTREAEWIPCVELKRELHVPCKCTISTEYSRSIEMNCDRVVFTRNTMDSLKGEPIVSISQRNSGYNALPEDLLNSDLNLKKLDLSGNSIHRLMDRLLRVQTQLEELKLADNLLGDNLNPIFSSNEFHGMKQLKLLDLSRNGLRSLEEGIFKGCESLEQLYLDGNNLTTVPTMSLKGLESIRVLSLSDNNIESLPRAAFSILGDSLLRLDLSENELSHMEDDALSGLERLLLLNLSRNDLNRFNSDVFKGAYNLLQLDLSTNFLREFPSDALRHLTDLKFLNMSNNLIDEIDHRHLSSLGELQVLDLSRNNIGRLDFGTFSKLSELTRLDLSLNALRTIDESSFNGLNKLKWLSLQDNNILLVPALALTRLPSLAHLHMEFNRVAALPTELIQATASNLVTLALTRNLVREIPAGLFQDFERLISIELSGNMLSRITRDTFVGLEETLLELDVSSNRLTSIGELPLRRLISLNLSGNRLTRISPETFDHLKRIRYLNLSSNPLYGGFPPVFPFSVLDLDVSRTDLSILPSILFRNLESLERLSIAGNRLERIESGTFNRLVNLSRIDLSENRIEHIENEAFVGLTNLYELNLRGNRLSSFTGEHFDTGTGLESLDLSSNQIDQLSPTAFAIHPRLRELRLSDNRFLYFPTDYLKPLQFLEWLNLSGNELKSVDEFAFSQLVRLRSLNLAANRIESVNELAFHNSTQLQLIDLSGNDIETLSERTMEGLLRLEHLNLRDNRLTSLPETIFDPSRVRSVESIDLSGNRLTEIPIRSLQRQIGFLFRLNLARNRMVELFSQEVASNVKELDLSDNPLSENAVKGILGEAKILRFLNLANTGIERLMVRLETPFLKRLDLSRNRLSNLRATTLERATMLETLDLSGNKFSDLSSLNKAFQALPALRRLDISDNHVKTINETDFDGLAGLRFLTMTSLPNCTRIERTAFKSLGKLRSLAAYDYPKLGYFDVQGVLKRMNNLETLDIEIKDSSVSNEQLSIRSHPRLKEVILRGVRLRSILSSSLVGVRGPKLIFGLKNTSVDSIPAALFFPVPRSTELELDISGSKFTTLSSQFLSALDERIGSVKIKGLRYNPIDCNCDARQLWKWLKAIGDDDPSNLVLCSTPINLAGSILINLAEHRLSCDLTSGASGDEFINDTTATIHVLASSSSSDSFSSSSSSSYSNPTVRSTFSEPEIIWTVAPPVQNTDRSKHYNGDHATSSSAGSSAGTDDTLIIGIVGGVVAFIALIVVVICVCRFRWSSDRIDQTRLAVAAATSSIPDASMVRPASAYSGKINHELYLGSYNESTLDRGNTTMASSVPTIPHQIMPLVQPPMHLMHTLLTPTQTQSQSQPQLQAQQFYGYCDGSLPVYIACSTDTKCDR; via the exons ATGTGGTGTGAAACAGCGAATATGAGAAGAAC GTGGTATTTACCGATACTTATTTGTTCACTTTGGAACGTTGTTCCGACTAGAGAAGCGGAATGGATACCGTGCGTGGAGTTAAAACGGGAATTACATGTCCCGTGCAAATGTACCATCTCGACGGAATACAGCCGGTCGATCGAGATGAACTGCGATCGAGTGGTGTTTACGCGAAACACGATGGATAGTCTAAAAGGGGAACCGATTGTTTCCATTAGTCAGAGAAATAGCGGATATAACGCTCTACCGGAGGACTTGCTCAATTCTGACTTGAACCTGAAAAAATTAGATCTGTCGGGCAATTCGATTCACAGATTGATGGATCGTTTGCTCCGTGTACAAACTCAATTGGAGGAATTAAAGCTTGCCGATAATCTATTGGGCGATAACCTAAATCCGATATTCTCGAGCAATGAGTTTCACGGTATGAAACAACTGAAACTACTCGATCTGAGCAGAAACGGACTTCGAAGTTTAGAAGAAGGCATCTTTAAAGGATGCGAAAGCCTCGAACAGCTTTACTTGGACGGTAACAATTTGACAACGGTACCGACGATGTCTTTGAAGGGACTTGAATCGATCAGAGTGCTTTCGCTATCCGACAATAATATCG AATCCCTTCCACGAGCCGCTTTCTCGATATTAGGTGACTCGCTATTGCGATTAGATCTCAGTGAAAACGAATTGTCCCATATGGAAGACGATGCACTGTCAGGACTCGAACGATTACTTTTACTAAACCTATCTCGCAACGATCTTAATCGTTTTAACAGCGATGTTTTCAAAG GGGCTTACAATTTATTGCAGTTGGATTTGTCAACAAATTTTCTGCGAGAATTTCCAAGCGATGCACTGAGACATTTAACGGATTTGAAGTTTCTCAATATGTCGAACAATTTAATCGAT GAAATTGATCATCGACATTTATCATCTTTGGGAGAGCTCCAAGTATTGGATCTTAGCCGAAATAACATCGGTCGGCTAGATTTCGGTACGTTTTCCAAGTTGTCCGAATTAACTAGGCTCGACTTAAGCCTGAACGCATTACGCACG ATTGACGAATCATCGTTCAATggtttaaacaaattaaaatggCTCTCGTTGCAAGACAACAACATCTTACTAGTACCAGCCCTGGCTCTGACTAGATTACCATCTTTAGCTCATCTTCATATGGAATTCAATCGAGTTGCCGCTTTGCCGACCGAGTTGATCCAAGCAACAGCTTCGAATCTTGTAACACTGGCGCTCACTCGAAATTTGGTTCGAGAGATACCTGCTGGTCTGTTCCAGGACTTTGAAAGGTTGATCAGTATTGAATTATCCGGCAATATGCTGTCAAGGATCACACGCGATACGTTCGTTGGATTGGAAGAAACGCTGCTCGAGTTGGATGTATCCTCCAATAGGTTAACCTCGATCGGCGAGCTTCCTCTAAGACGGTTGATCTCTCTTAATCTGTCGGGGAATCGGCTAACGCGAATTTCTCCGGAAACGTTCGATCATTTGAAAagaattcgatatttaaatcTGAGCTCGAACCCGCTTTACGGTGGCTTCCCTCCGGTGTTCCCCTTCTCCGTGCTCGATCTCGACGTTTCGCGTACCGATCTAAGCATCCTACCGTCGATTCTGTTTCGCAACCTCGAATCACTCGAGAGGCTATCGATCGCCGGCAATCGATTGGAAAGAATCGAGTCAGGTACGTTCAACCGATTGGTTAATCTTTCGAGGATCGACTTGTCTGAAAATCGCATCGAGCATATCGAGAACGAGGCTTTCGTGGGATTGACCAATCTATACGAACTGAATTTACGAGGTAACAGGTTGAGTTCGTTTACCGGAGAACACTTTGACACCGGAACAGGTTTGGAGAGCCTCGATTTGTCTTCGAATCAAATAGATCAATTATCACCGACTGCCTTCGCGATCCATCCAAGATTACGAGAGCTTCGTCTCTCAGATAATCGATTTCTCTACTTTCCCACGGACTACCTGAAACCTCTGCAATTTCTCGAATGGTTGAATTTGTCGGGAAATGAGTTGAAGTCCGTCGACGAGTTCGCCTTTTCTCAGCTTGTTCGTCTTCGGTCGCTAAATCTTGCCGCGAATCGCATCGAGTCCGTCAACGAACTAGCTTTTCATAATTCTACGCAGTTGCAGCTAATCGATCTTTCGGGCAACGATATCGAGACGTTAAGCGAGAGGACGATGGAGGGTCTTCTTCGTTTGGAGCATTTGAATCTTCGAGACAATCGTTTAACTTCTCTTCCGGAAACAATATTTGATCCAAGCAGAGTCCGTTCCGTCGAAAGTATCGATTTGTCCGGGAATCGGCTAACCGAGATCCCGATTAGATCGCTACAGCGACAAATTGGGTTCCTTTTTAGATTAAACCTTGCTCGAAACAGAATGGTTGAACTGTTTAGTCAAGAGGTCGCCAGCAACGTGAAGGAACTCGATTTATCGGATAATCCGTTGAGCGAGAACGCCGTCAAAGGAATATTGGGAGAGGCCAAGATTCTCCGATTCCTGAACCTGGCGAATACCGGGATCGAACGTCTGATGGTCAGGCTCGAGACGCCGTTCCTTAAGCGGCTTGATCTTTCTAGGAATAGGCTGTCCAACCTCCGCGCAACGACTCTCGAACGCGCTACCATGCTCGAAACGTTAGACCTCTCGGGGAATAAATTCTCCGATTTATCTAGTTTGAACAAAGCATTCCAAGCCTTGCCTGCGCTCCGGAGATTAGATATATCCGACAACCATGTGAAAACGATCAATGAGACCGATTTCGATGGATTAGCCGGCTTGCGTTTCCTGACGATGACCAGTCTGCCGAATTGTACGAGAATCGAGCGAACCGCTTTCAAATCGCTCGGAAAGCTTCGCTCTCTGGCCGCCTACGATTATCCTAAGTTGGGCTATTTCGACGTCCAGGGAGTACTTAAACGAATGAACAATTTGGAAACGCTCGATATCGAGATCAAGGATTCCTCGGTAAGCAACGAACAATTATCGATACGTTCGCACCCTCGACTTAAGGAGGTGATCTTACGAGGAGTCAGGCTCAGAAGCATTCTATCTAGCTCGTTAGTTGGCGTTCGAGGACCCAAGCTGATATTTGGCCTGAAAAATACTTCCGTCGACTCAATACCGGCAGCTCTCTTCTTTCCGGTACCCCGCTCCACCGAATTGGAATTGGACATCTCCGGCAGCAAATTCACCACTCTATCCAGCCAATTCCTTTCGGCGCTTGATGAACGAATCGGTTCCGTCAAGATCAAGGGACTTCGCTATAATCCGATCGATTGCAATTGCGACGCGAGACAACTTTGGAAATGGCTTAAAGCGATCGGCGATGACGATCCTTCAAATCTCGTTCTCTGTTCCACTCCAATCAACTTAGCTGGATCGATTTTAATCAATCTCGCGGAACATCGATTGTCTTGTGACTTGACCTCCGGCGCCTCTGGCGACGAGTTCATCAACGATACCACCGCTACCATCCACGTTCTCGCTTCTTCATCCTCCtctgattctttttcttcttcctcctcctcttcctatTCCAACCCTACCGTCAGATCAACGTTTTCGGAACCCGAGATTATTTGGACTGTAGCACCACCGGTTCAAAACACTGATCGAAGTAAGCATTACAATGGCGATCATGCAACTTCTTCGTCAGCCGGTTCTTCCGCCGGTACGGACGATACACTTATCATTGGTATCGTTGGTGGCGTCGTAGCGTTCATAGCTCTGATCGTAGTCGTGATCTGTGTGTGCCGATTTAGGTGGTCTTCTGACCGAATCGATCAAACGCGTTTAGCCGTAGCGGCTGCGACCAGCAGTATTCCTGACGCCTCGATGGTCAGGCCTGCCAGCGCTTACTCCGGCAAGATCAATCATGAACTTTATCTCGGCTCTTACAACGAATCCACGTTAGATCGTGGGAATACCACGATGGCTTCTTCCGTTCCAACTATACCTCACCAAATAATGCCTTTGGTTCAACCACCGATGCATCTCATGCATACCCTTTTAACTCCTACTCAAACTCAATCGCAATCACAACCCCAACTACAAGCGCAACAATTTTACGGATATTGCGACGGCTCTTTACCTGTTTACATTGCTTGCTCCACTGATACCAAGTGTGACAGATAA